A region of the Stieleria neptunia genome:
ACCGACACGACAGCGGATCCGGTTCACATTCAATTTGAGCCACTGGAGAGCTTCGGCGTCGCCCAGGCGTCTGTCTTTGAACGGGCGCCAATCGTGCTGGCAAACTTTGACAACGATGTATCGGGGCCGGGCGGCGAAGGCACGGTCGACATCGTCGCGATTCCAAAATCGACCGCGACGGTCAACGTCATGATGAATTCCCTGGTCGACGGTGGCCACCGGGTTGCACTGGATGGTTTGAACACGATCAGCGACTTGGACTTCATCATTACACCGACCGGTGATGTGGTGCCACCGTCCGTGACAGACGTGCGGATCGCCGCGTCCGGATGGGCGACGAGTTTCAAGTCGGCCGTCGATCCGCAAAATTTGCGCGGCGCCATCGTTCCCGGACCGTCTCCCTTACGGCCGCTCTCGTGGCACGGCCTGGACACGCTCTTTGTCGAGTTCAGTGAAGACATTCAAAAAGCCACCGACGGCATCATTGACGCGGCCGACTTGACGTTGGTTGGTGCCAATGTCCCGGACTACAAGTCCGCGTCGGGCATTGGTATCACGACCAGCTATACCGATGGAGGAGGCGATGGTCCGTTCCTGTTGACGATTCAGTTGGCGGGGTCTGCAAATTTTGAAGCGGATCGCATCGTGTTGGGATTGAGCGATTCGATCGTCGATCTGGCCGGCAATCCACTCGGCGGCAATTCAATCTTTGGGTTCAACGTGTTGCCGGGTGATGTCGATGGCAGTGGCGGTGTCTTGGCCAACGATGTGCTAATGGTCAACGCCAGTCAATTCACGTTCGCCGGCGCGGTGGGCTACGACGCCTTCCGAGATATCGATGGCTCGGGAGCGGTCTTTGCCAACGATGTCTTGCTGGCCAACGGTCGCCAGTTCACGTTTTTGCCGCCAGAATCGCCCGCGGCACCGCCGACGTTGGACCCAGGCTCGGTCGACGAGTTTTTCGAATCGATTACTTCAGACGGTGAGGGCGAGCTTGCCGCAGAGACCGGTATCAAGTTGTTTTGCAACAGCGAACCAAACGCTTGACAGAAGTCTTCGTTTCAACCGGACCAGTAGCAGAGAAGTTGGTAGGAAAATGGAGGAAGGGAGATGAAGAACGGCGGGAGCCAAGTCCGTTTCAGTTTTCCACAAAAACAACGCAAATCACGGCATCGATTCTCGCATCGGTGAGCCATTTGTTTTATGATCCCATCTTCCGCTTCCGCTGAGGGGTTCGGTCGGCACCCAAGCCTGTCGTTGGTGATGTGCGGAGTCGCATCTGACTAGTGATTGGTTTTTTGGTAGGTACGCCATCGATGGGCAATGATTACCCCACTTCGCACGCTTTCGAGAAGCGTTGTCGATCTCTTCGCACTTCTAGGCACGCAAAAATCGGCAAACGCCAGCAGTTGCGATTGCATCTCGAGCAGCTCGAATCGCGTTACCTGCTGGCCGGCGATTTCGGCGGCACCGCGGATCAGCCGCCGCTTGAATCGCCGGCCCCGATCACGTGGTTCGAGTCCTTCGACGAGGTCCCACGGATCGAGTTCGAATCGCTCGCCGCGGTCGATGCCGTTTATCCGGATGGCTTCCAAGGTCCGCGAGAACTGGCCGCCGGCGAATGGATCCTGCAACTGACCGGCTCGGCGGCCAGTCGCATCCACGTGCTGCAGACCGCTGATCAACAATTGGACGACGGCACGATCGAGTTCACGATCATCGCGGGGCTCGGCGCCGAAGGACTGGTCTTGGTGCGTGGCGAGGGCGTCACGGCATCGGACATCGAAGCGAGCTTGGAGCGTAACGATGCCGTCGAATCGCTCAGTCTGAATTCCATCATCACCGGCCAAGCGACGACGCCGAACGACTCAGACTACACGCCGGGACTACTCACAGGCCTGACAACCATCGGCGCCGAAGCGGCCTGGGACGAATCAACTGGCAGCATGCAGACCGTTGTTGGGGTGATCGACTCGGGGATCGATCTGGATCACCCCGATCTGTATCTGAACATCTGGATCAACCAGGGGGAGATCCCGGCCACGCTGAGTGCATTGCAAGACATCGACGGCGACGGGCTGATCACGTTTTATGACCTGAACAACTTGCAGGTGATCGACGGTTCGATCTATGTCGCTTCGACAGTGGTCACCGATGGCGGCGGCAACTTCGTGTCGGGGGACTTGGCCACCGAGGAACAGCTCACGACGGCGACGCCCTACGCCACCGGCCTGAACGCGGATTACGTGCAGGACCTCGCGGGGAAGCGCGATAGTGTGAACGGTCGGAT
Encoded here:
- a CDS encoding FG-GAP repeat domain-containing protein, which produces MNTIVFLDLNFNQQIDVGEPTATLNAEGLYEFVEMDAHVSYSILATLPTGFQQVAPDADGNFEWEIFLPAGGDVTNRNFGFRRVQATGQSTSSIVSGRLFEDTNGSGLFEQGIEVSHGNVPIYLDANNNRRHNIGSDEPITLTNADGTFAIDGLSSQIVTLRTSLNDRFVHTTPLGNSFDLETSRLFSGVVAFDTASAATPSDFNLDGIADLAVANVSQNTLSILAGRADGVIIRETAHPIGTGEKGIDSMDVADIDNDGDLDIVATRLSDGGVSIFRNITDTTADPVHIQFEPLESFGVAQASVFERAPIVLANFDNDVSGPGGEGTVDIVAIPKSTATVNVMMNSLVDGGHRVALDGLNTISDLDFIITPTGDVVPPSVTDVRIAASGWATSFKSAVDPQNLRGAIVPGPSPLRPLSWHGLDTLFVEFSEDIQKATDGIIDAADLTLVGANVPDYKSASGIGITTSYTDGGGDGPFLLTIQLAGSANFEADRIVLGLSDSIVDLAGNPLGGNSIFGFNVLPGDVDGSGGVLANDVLMVNASQFTFAGAVGYDAFRDIDGSGAVFANDVLLANGRQFTFLPPESPAAPPTLDPGSVDEFFESITSDGEGELAAETGIKLFCNSEPNA